A stretch of Caldanaerobius polysaccharolyticus DSM 13641 DNA encodes these proteins:
- a CDS encoding CDP-glycerol glycerophosphotransferase family protein, whose protein sequence is MAKLHPFEESYYSKLYENNGSNNFIFLSSSHLFDKEIDLYEILPDVDVLITDYSSIYFDFLLLDRPIVFINNDIKEYINARGLLLNPYDFWTPGFKVDTQRDLEEKLMLSINHPDYYKKERETVKSIMFEVENNKSREKIWEIIKSKKFY, encoded by the coding sequence ATTGCAAAGTTACATCCTTTTGAAGAAAGCTATTATTCAAAGCTTTATGAAAATAATGGTAGCAATAATTTTATATTTTTGTCTTCAAGCCATTTGTTTGACAAAGAGATTGATCTATACGAAATCCTGCCTGATGTAGACGTTTTAATAACCGATTATTCAAGTATCTATTTTGATTTTTTGTTATTGGATAGACCAATAGTTTTCATAAATAATGATATTAAAGAATATATAAACGCCAGGGGATTGTTGCTAAACCCCTATGATTTTTGGACACCCGGCTTTAAAGTGGATACGCAACGCGATTTAGAGGAAAAGTTGATGTTGTCTATTAACCACCCGGATTATTATAAAAAGGAGAGAGAAACTGTAAAGAGTATTATGTTTGAAGTAGAAAATAATAAGTCAAGAGAAAAAATATGGGAAATTATTAAGAGCAAAAAATTTTATTAA
- a CDS encoding CDP-glycerol glycerophosphotransferase family protein — MLGKVNYYAKRLLIRVMNICKFLVRTEKGKIVLMDYTPFSGSNSWALYDYIKNEVGYKNVEIVRNSELEGGSVLKYIKAILNLLRAEVLLTTHDLPVCKKSQLLIQMWHGIPLKAMGLLDKTISAKDKKYAINSFNRYNYIVSSSTFYNTLMNACTGNCKGNYILTGFPRNDYLYAPGKLRALYPEVNFEGKKIVLFVPTFRLGYMNRREGIEREKNIFGFDTFDVNSFLIF; from the coding sequence ATGCTGGGCAAGGTTAACTACTATGCTAAAAGGCTGCTCATAAGAGTAATGAATATATGTAAGTTTCTCGTAAGAACAGAAAAAGGGAAAATAGTGCTGATGGACTATACTCCTTTTAGTGGATCTAATTCGTGGGCGTTATATGATTACATAAAAAATGAGGTAGGTTATAAAAATGTAGAAATTGTGAGGAACAGTGAATTAGAGGGTGGAAGCGTATTAAAATACATTAAGGCCATTTTAAATCTATTGAGGGCAGAGGTTCTTTTGACGACCCATGATTTGCCTGTATGTAAGAAATCCCAGTTGTTGATACAGATGTGGCATGGCATTCCTTTAAAAGCGATGGGGCTGTTAGACAAGACAATATCGGCAAAGGACAAAAAATACGCTATAAATAGTTTTAATAGATATAATTATATTGTATCTTCTTCCACTTTTTACAACACGTTAATGAATGCTTGTACTGGCAACTGCAAAGGCAACTACATTTTAACAGGTTTTCCTAGAAATGATTATTTATATGCACCGGGCAAGTTGAGAGCTTTGTATCCTGAGGTAAATTTTGAGGGTAAAAAGATTGTTTTGTTTGTTCCCACGTTTAGATTGGGCTACATGAACAGAAGAGAGGGTATTGAAAGGGAGAAAAATATTTTTGGCTTTGATACATTTGATGTAAATAGTTTTTTAATTTTTTAA